In Drosophila sulfurigaster albostrigata strain 15112-1811.04 unplaced genomic scaffold, ASM2355843v2 contig_289_pilon, whole genome shotgun sequence, a single window of DNA contains:
- the LOC133849741 gene encoding uncharacterized protein LOC133849741, whose amino-acid sequence MYDGILRLDLPTGASLIGFADDIALLVVAKELKVAETNCNRAIDCIGTWLLSVGLELAPHKTEAVLISSRKKVESAVVKVGAAHITSKRTLKYLGVTIDSRLSFREHLQEVGRKAAVTNRALSRLMPNTRGPKQCRRALISSVTRSIALYAAPIWADAVIKSSYIGGLASTFRLSAIRVISGFRTVSDEAAHVIAGIPPFEEMVRERVISGHGCFRSYLFRFGHNTAEECPACFPTAVEDAEHVIFQCGRYATLRQELADAIGERLAVSTLVPLMLVSSTNWTLISQFVAAVMNEQRRAEKARQRTRE is encoded by the exons ATGTACGACGGAATCCTTCGACTGGACCTGCCGACAGGAGCAAGCCTAATTGGTTTCGCCGACGACATTGCGCTACTCGTGGTCGCTAAGGAGCTGAAGGTCGCCGAAACAAATTGCAACCGAGCTATCGATTGCATTGGGACTTGGCTGCTCTCCGTTGGACTGGAGTTGGCTCCCCATAAAACGGAAGCAGTGCTGATCAGTAGCAGGAAGAAGGTCGAATCGGCGGTAGTCAAGGTCGGAGCCGCCCATATTACCTCCAAGCGTACACTTAAATACCTGGGTGTGACGATCGACTCAAGGCTGAGTTTTCGGGAACACCTGCAGGAGGTTGGCCGCAAGGCTGCTGTCACCAACAGGGCGTTATCTCGCCTGATGCCCAACACCAGGGGCCCAAAACAGTGTCGTCGAGCATTAATTTCGAGCGTGACAAGGTCCATAGCCCTATATGCTGCTCCTATCTGGGCAGACGCCGTTATCAAAAGCTCGTACATCGGCGGCTTGGCGTCAACCTTCCGGCTGAGCGCCATCAGAGTCATAAGCGGTTTCAGGACCGTTTCCGACGAGGCTGCACATGTCATTGCCGGCATACCCCCCTTCGAGGAAATGGTCAGGGAGAGG GTCATCAGTGGCCACGGCTGCTTCAGGAGCTACTTGTTCCGGTTCGGACACAACACAGCCGAAGAGTGCCCCGCCTGTTTCCCGACTGCGGTGGAGGACGCCGAGCACGTAATCTTCCAGTGCGGTAGATACGCAACCCTCAGACAAGAGCTGGCAGATGCAATTGGTGAGAGGTTAGCTGTGTCGACATTGGTCCCGCTGATGCTGGTATCGTCCACTAACTGGACACTGATCAGCCAATTTGTGGCTGCGGTCATGAACGAGCAAAGGAGGGCCGAGAAGGCAAGACAAAGAACGAGGGAGTAA